In the Candidatus Abyssobacteria bacterium SURF_5 genome, one interval contains:
- the uvrB gene encoding excinuclease ABC subunit UvrB — protein MSDRFKLVSEFTLKGDQPQAVEKLAQGLNEGLRHQVLLGVTGSGKTFTMANIIERVNRPALVLAHNKTLAAQLYSEFKQLFPENAVEYFVSYYDYYQPEAYVPTTDTYIEKDASINEEIDKMRHSATRSLFERRDVLIVASVSCIYGLGSPEEYLGMLISIESNSEMTRDDLLKRLVAMQYERNDVDFHRGTFRVRGDVVEIFPAYESDRVVRIEFFGDTIDAISEVDPLRGKIVRRLNRALIFPGSHYATSYDKLGRAIHTVRAELRERLAELRAQEKRLEAQRLEQRTNFDLEMLRETGFCAGIENYSRHLDGRRPGQPPFTLINYFPPDFVIFLDESHQTVPQLHAMYNGDRARKQTLVDYGFRLPSALDNRPLKFEEFEQLTKQVIYVSATPGSYELQKSKGLVVEQLIRPTGLMDPEVVVKPARNQVDDLLHEIRRRVEKNERVLVTTLTKRMAEDLTDYYLEVGVRVRYLHSDIATIERFEIIRDLRRGGFDVLIGINLLREGLDIPEVSLVAILDADKEGFLRAEKSLIQTIGRAARNLGGTVIMYADTVTDSMRKALDETYRRRAIQSEFNREHGITPQTIVKRMPDVLSSVYESDYVTVPVAAEAAAEYVTSGELPRMLEDLKREMKKAADKLEFERAAELRDRIRELQQLELALK, from the coding sequence ATGTCGGACAGATTCAAGCTGGTATCCGAGTTCACATTAAAGGGGGACCAGCCGCAGGCGGTTGAGAAGCTTGCTCAAGGGCTGAACGAAGGTCTCAGGCACCAGGTTCTTCTCGGAGTGACCGGCTCGGGGAAGACGTTCACGATGGCGAACATCATCGAGCGCGTGAACCGGCCGGCGCTGGTGCTGGCTCATAACAAGACGCTGGCGGCCCAATTGTACAGTGAGTTCAAGCAGTTGTTTCCCGAGAATGCGGTCGAATATTTTGTCAGCTATTATGATTACTACCAGCCCGAAGCCTATGTGCCGACTACAGACACCTATATTGAGAAGGATGCTTCGATCAACGAGGAAATCGATAAGATGCGCCACTCGGCGACGAGGTCGCTGTTCGAGAGACGCGACGTACTCATTGTTGCCAGCGTTTCCTGCATCTATGGCCTCGGTTCACCCGAAGAGTATCTGGGCATGCTGATCTCGATCGAGAGCAACTCCGAGATGACGCGCGACGACCTCCTGAAGCGACTCGTGGCGATGCAGTACGAGCGAAACGACGTGGATTTTCATCGCGGCACCTTTCGCGTGCGCGGCGACGTGGTTGAGATATTCCCGGCGTATGAGAGCGATCGCGTTGTTCGAATAGAATTTTTCGGTGACACGATCGATGCTATTTCCGAGGTTGATCCCTTGCGTGGAAAAATTGTGCGCAGGCTGAATCGCGCCCTTATCTTTCCGGGCAGTCATTACGCGACTTCATATGATAAGCTCGGGCGCGCCATTCATACGGTGCGCGCTGAACTGCGCGAACGGTTGGCCGAACTGCGCGCGCAGGAGAAGCGCCTGGAGGCCCAGCGCCTCGAGCAACGCACGAATTTTGATCTCGAGATGCTGAGGGAAACCGGCTTTTGCGCCGGAATCGAGAACTATTCCCGCCACCTTGACGGACGCCGGCCGGGCCAGCCGCCGTTCACCTTGATCAACTATTTCCCGCCCGACTTCGTGATTTTTCTTGATGAAAGCCATCAGACTGTTCCGCAGCTTCACGCCATGTACAACGGCGACCGCGCGCGAAAGCAGACGCTGGTGGATTACGGGTTTCGGCTGCCTTCGGCGCTCGACAACCGGCCGCTGAAGTTCGAGGAGTTCGAGCAACTGACGAAACAGGTAATCTACGTTTCGGCTACTCCCGGCAGTTATGAGTTGCAGAAAAGCAAGGGGCTGGTGGTTGAACAATTGATCAGGCCGACGGGATTGATGGACCCCGAAGTGGTCGTCAAGCCGGCTCGCAACCAGGTCGATGATCTCCTGCACGAAATACGCCGGCGCGTCGAAAAAAATGAGCGGGTGCTCGTTACGACGCTGACGAAAAGGATGGCGGAAGACTTGACGGACTATTACCTCGAAGTGGGCGTGCGCGTTCGATACCTGCATTCCGACATCGCCACTATCGAGCGGTTCGAGATCATCCGCGACCTGCGCCGGGGAGGATTCGATGTGCTCATCGGCATCAACCTCCTGCGCGAGGGATTGGATATTCCCGAGGTGTCGCTTGTCGCAATTCTGGACGCCGACAAGGAAGGGTTCCTTCGGGCGGAAAAATCTCTGATTCAGACGATAGGGCGCGCCGCTCGAAACCTTGGCGGGACCGTCATCATGTATGCCGACACCGTCACGGATTCAATGCGGAAAGCCCTGGATGAAACCTACCGCCGCCGCGCCATTCAGTCTGAATTCAACCGGGAGCACGGTATTACTCCTCAGACAATCGTGAAACGCATGCCGGACGTGCTGTCCAGCGTTTATGAATCGGATTATGTGACTGTCCCGGTCGCGGCTGAGGCGGCGGCCGAATATGTCACTTCCGGCGAACTGCCGAGGATGCTCGAGGATCTAAAGCGCGAGATGAAAAAAGCAGCGGACAAACTGGAGTTCGAACGCGCCGCGGAGTTGCGAGACCGCATCCGCGAGCTCCAACAACTGGAGCTGGCGCTGAAGTGA
- a CDS encoding KpsF/GutQ family sugar-phosphate isomerase, producing the protein MSDTLERAKEVLKIEGEAILKLRDKVGSSFEQAVDIIMKCKGRVIVTGMGKPGIIARKISATLASTGTPSLAMHPADAIHGDLGMVTKEDVVILISNSGKTEEITRLLPMIKRIGAKLIAMTGDTNSPLSEYSDCVLDCSVDAEACPFNLAPTASTTASLAMGDALAVVLLEKKGFRVEDYAFYHPGGNLGRQLLKICDVMRKGARNPIVHQDALVKEALLVATHARAGAAVIVDETGRLTGIFTDGDLRRSLEKDSDLLSKPVKHFMTKSPLSVSPEKLVNEVMRLIKDQRKKDLPVVDDEGKPIGFIDEQDLLGL; encoded by the coding sequence ATGTCGGACACGCTGGAACGGGCCAAGGAAGTACTGAAAATTGAGGGAGAGGCTATTCTCAAGCTTCGTGATAAGGTGGGCTCAAGTTTTGAACAGGCCGTCGATATCATCATGAAGTGCAAAGGGAGGGTGATTGTTACCGGAATGGGAAAACCGGGCATAATCGCCCGAAAGATTTCCGCCACGTTGGCAAGCACGGGTACCCCTTCACTTGCGATGCATCCGGCCGATGCCATTCACGGCGACTTGGGGATGGTTACGAAGGAAGACGTGGTGATCCTTATTTCCAACAGCGGAAAAACGGAAGAGATAACGCGGCTGCTGCCGATGATTAAGAGAATTGGGGCAAAATTGATCGCGATGACCGGCGACACGAATTCTCCCCTTTCCGAATACAGCGACTGCGTTTTGGATTGTTCGGTGGATGCCGAGGCATGTCCTTTCAATTTGGCGCCCACAGCGAGCACGACGGCGTCATTGGCCATGGGAGACGCATTGGCTGTTGTGCTTTTGGAAAAGAAGGGGTTTCGCGTAGAGGATTACGCCTTTTACCATCCCGGCGGCAACCTTGGCCGCCAGCTTCTGAAGATATGCGACGTCATGAGGAAAGGAGCGCGGAACCCTATTGTTCACCAGGATGCGCTTGTAAAAGAAGCATTGCTTGTCGCCACACATGCACGCGCCGGAGCAGCCGTCATCGTTGACGAAACTGGCCGTTTGACGGGCATTTTCACCGACGGCGATCTCCGGCGTTCGCTGGAGAAGGATTCGGATTTGCTCTCAAAACCGGTAAAGCACTTCATGACGAAGTCGCCCCTGTCAGTCTCGCCCGAGAAGCTGGTGAACGAAGTCATGCGTCTGATTAAGGATCAGCGCAAAAAGGATCTGCCGGTTGTAGACGATGAGGGCAAGCCAATCGGTTTTATTGACGAGCAGGACCTCCTCGGGCTGTAG
- a CDS encoding VWA domain-containing protein, whose amino-acid sequence MRITQRQMATSSEKVPEKSKMDLQRATALLPAIFILIQFSLFPCSAAATEKKLPNQDIVFLLDTSSSMRNIFGDVKKAILEYAQKAQPGDTIVLISFGEKINLRFRQKISSAQDIRLIERELASLESDQFYTYITGALDKGMEELSQLEKKDTKHQRTMILLSDGKNNPPPVVAEPIQFEDLLKRYPGLLQGSNAAFFYLSLGDHPDPDVVEWMELAKGTSFNLGKELAEMTEENRQLGFAQVFVEPVSLDLGRVAGPKATVPVSLAFFPARGDASDQQIQLSFRGAYQENPSWKTLLEITPGGVTCSRKPWTTQFVVRVDSFHEGTVVGKLELKPLPGQVLFLEPPEIPVTVTISQPEISVDLRERLQFGPIRPGAAFRETKSVFLRSNSIAEPEDIRITPSVGLPEGIKMTTSFVRQEDCLELQITVETDATLAITHSQTLDGKIAFAGARGPIKFSKDEVEIAVKIAPPHARGRLIEKFFSWLDPALLIGAAAGIVLLVGGIFLYRFIRARPMSALEGKLVLINLKDKSHDRSRLITASLNTLGKSVGRDSIVIGSAKDAGLVLPHKSVAAHHCELFVKLDKGNKRMYLQPLGKNKVIVNLQKLDGPVPLSDRDLIEVGAYTFRFENPHPYKQIVVRYLDGRMLKGTPASWDIEGDGFGLLPRDALPGSNEEIYVSFSDLKAVYFVRDFDGQIGKKIVSPATQMHGVHMLLTFHDKEKIEGYTSQAYSATSARFYFFPADQTGNTISLLVERKHLRKIDILEPAKEREPSRTGPATVPLIRTGKSA is encoded by the coding sequence ATGAGGATCACGCAAAGACAAATGGCTACTTCAAGTGAAAAGGTTCCAGAAAAAAGCAAAATGGACCTGCAACGCGCCACTGCTCTCTTGCCGGCGATCTTCATCCTGATCCAGTTTTCTCTCTTCCCCTGTTCGGCCGCCGCAACCGAAAAAAAGTTGCCGAATCAAGACATTGTTTTCCTGCTGGACACCTCTTCGAGCATGCGCAACATATTTGGAGACGTCAAGAAGGCGATTTTAGAGTATGCCCAAAAGGCGCAGCCGGGCGATACGATTGTCTTGATAAGCTTCGGCGAAAAGATCAATTTGAGGTTCCGCCAGAAGATCTCATCCGCGCAAGACATACGGTTGATTGAAAGGGAACTGGCTTCGCTCGAGTCGGATCAGTTCTATACCTACATAACAGGCGCATTGGATAAGGGAATGGAGGAGCTTTCGCAGCTCGAAAAAAAGGACACGAAGCATCAGAGAACGATGATCCTCCTGTCGGACGGAAAAAATAATCCGCCTCCCGTAGTCGCTGAGCCGATTCAGTTTGAAGACCTGCTCAAGCGTTACCCGGGATTGTTGCAGGGCTCCAATGCCGCCTTCTTCTATCTCTCGCTGGGAGATCATCCCGACCCTGATGTGGTCGAATGGATGGAACTGGCGAAAGGGACTTCCTTCAATTTGGGTAAAGAGTTAGCGGAAATGACTGAGGAGAATCGACAACTGGGCTTCGCGCAGGTATTCGTTGAACCCGTGTCCCTGGACCTGGGAAGGGTAGCAGGCCCGAAAGCGACGGTGCCGGTTTCGCTCGCGTTTTTTCCGGCGCGAGGAGACGCTTCCGACCAACAAATACAATTGAGTTTTCGCGGCGCCTATCAGGAGAATCCATCATGGAAGACCCTTCTTGAAATCACTCCCGGCGGCGTCACCTGTTCCAGAAAACCATGGACCACTCAATTCGTCGTACGTGTTGACAGTTTTCATGAAGGGACCGTTGTCGGCAAACTCGAGTTGAAACCGTTGCCGGGGCAAGTACTGTTTCTTGAGCCGCCGGAGATTCCGGTTACCGTCACCATATCGCAACCGGAGATTTCAGTGGACCTCAGGGAGCGACTCCAATTCGGTCCGATCCGCCCGGGAGCAGCGTTTCGCGAGACGAAAAGCGTCTTTCTCCGTTCCAATTCGATTGCCGAACCGGAGGATATTCGCATCACCCCCTCCGTCGGTCTTCCTGAAGGTATCAAGATGACGACCTCTTTTGTCCGACAGGAAGATTGCCTTGAACTACAGATAACGGTTGAAACCGATGCGACGTTGGCGATAACTCATTCCCAGACACTCGACGGAAAGATCGCTTTCGCCGGCGCCAGGGGACCGATCAAATTTTCGAAGGATGAGGTGGAAATAGCCGTCAAAATCGCTCCACCGCATGCTCGCGGCCGTTTGATCGAAAAGTTTTTCTCCTGGCTCGATCCCGCCTTGCTAATAGGAGCAGCCGCGGGCATTGTCCTCCTCGTGGGAGGAATTTTTTTGTATCGCTTCATCCGGGCGCGTCCCATGAGCGCTCTCGAGGGCAAGCTTGTCCTGATCAATCTCAAAGACAAGTCTCATGACCGATCTCGATTGATCACCGCCAGCCTCAATACGCTTGGAAAGTCAGTCGGGCGCGACTCCATAGTTATCGGGAGCGCGAAAGACGCCGGTCTGGTTCTTCCTCATAAATCGGTCGCGGCTCATCATTGCGAGTTGTTTGTGAAGTTGGATAAAGGAAACAAAAGGATGTATCTGCAGCCGCTGGGCAAGAACAAGGTCATCGTGAACCTTCAGAAACTCGACGGGCCGGTTCCGCTGAGCGATCGCGATCTGATCGAGGTGGGAGCATACACGTTTCGGTTCGAGAATCCACATCCATACAAGCAGATCGTCGTCCGATATCTCGACGGCCGAATGTTGAAGGGCACCCCTGCTTCGTGGGATATCGAAGGCGACGGCTTCGGATTGCTGCCTCGTGACGCGTTGCCGGGTTCCAATGAAGAGATCTACGTTTCATTCTCCGATTTGAAAGCGGTATACTTCGTGAGGGATTTCGATGGCCAAATCGGGAAAAAAATCGTGTCGCCCGCCACGCAGATGCACGGGGTGCACATGCTGCTGACCTTTCATGACAAGGAAAAGATCGAGGGATATACTTCACAAGCCTACAGCGCGACGAGCGCAAGGTTCTATTTCTTCCCGGCGGATCAAACAGGCAACACCATCTCTTTGCTCGTTGAGCGCAAGCACTTGAGGAAGATTGATATTCTTGAACCCGCGAAGGAGCGAGAGCCCTCGCGTACCGGCCCCGCCACCGTTCCCCTCATCAGGACGGGCAAGAGCGCCTGA